The genomic stretch TAAACATTAATTGTGATGGCAGGCAAGAAAATTCTTAACATTAAATTAAATTAGGTATAATTAGGCATATATATTACAAAATTTACCCGAAAATTCTTGCAATGCCACCGCAACATATTTTGGTTTCTCGTATAAATATTTATGGAGAAAAGTAGTTTTTGGGCAGGAATGTTTTGCATAATTGCGGCGCTTTGCCTCATGCTCTACCATGGCAATCAGCTCAAAACTGCTGCCATTCCAAGGCAATCCAATGAGACTTCCATCAACCAACGATCCATCCCCCAAGCCTCGAAAGATGATAATTTGATTCCGGTAATCGACGCTCAGACGGCTTCAAAAAAAGCCATCGAGCCAAAGTATTTTAACCTAAGCAATGACAGTATATCGTTGGAATTAAGCAACTTAGGAGGCACAATTCAAAGTGTTACTTTTTTAAAATATCCCATAGAAAAAGGAGGAAATGAGCCATTTATATTCAATAAAGAATCCGATATACAGGCATTGGCTCTATCGATTTCCGGAGAAAATAGAAAGTTTTTCGCCAATGAAACCGTGGTCGATCAGCAGGATAACAATTCCGTATCATTTATTTATAAAACCAACAATGGATTAAGCATAGAGCGATCCTATGCCATACCAGATGATGAAGCTACGGAAAAGTATCTAATAAAACATTCGACAAAATTCACAAACCATGGCATCCAGGCCTTTGATTTGAGGAGCGTATTTCTGGAATTAGGCAGCTTTCCTCCGACGGCCAGTGATTCCACCGGAGAATTTTTGAACTTCAGCTACTATGATGGTCGGAATGCACATTTTCTAAACCTGGCTGAATTCAGTGCTAGCAGTGGATTTCTTGGCTTTGGCCGGAAAGAAGCCCGGGAGATAATATCTGGAAAATCCACCATCATCTGGGGATCGGTAAAGAATCAATTTTTCGCAGCGGTGTTGAGACCAAATGTGCCGGCCTGCGGATTTTTGTCATTTCCTGTAAAATCCTATGATTACATGTCAAAAAGCACCAAGGATAGTGTATCAGGTTCTCTGGAATTTAATCTAGGCATCCTAGAAATCGGCGAAACAAAAGTACTTGAAGTCGAGTTTTATACAGGTCCTAAGGATTTTGTCAAATTGGATAGACTTGGACATAATCAGGATTTAGTTATGCAGTTCGGATTTTTTGGCTTCATAGGTAAAATTTTACTATTAATGATGCGAGGAATTCACTCGATAATAGACAACTGGGGCATGACAATAATCATTCTCACCCTAATGGTTAAGTTAATTTTATGGCCGCTCACCACCGCCCAGGTTAGATCATCCCGGCGAATGGCAAAGATCCAGGAGCCAATGCGCGATATAAAAGAAAAATTTAAGGACAATCCGCAGAAATTGCAGGCAGAAACGATGAAATTGTTCAAAGAAAACAAAATAAATCCAGCGGCCGGCTGTCTGCCAATTTTTATTCAGATACCGATATTTTTAGGGCTATATTCCATGTTAAGAACCGCTTCGGATTTGAGGTTTGCAGAATTTTTATGGATCAAAGATCTGTCCATGCCAGATACCTTGGCTAAACTAGGCACATTACCCATTAATTTGTTACCATTTCTCATGGCCTCCACCACCTATCTGCAGATGAAAATGATGCCCACACCAAGCATAGATAATGTTCAGAAAAAAATGTTTCAATTTATGCCGATAATTTTCATGTTTTTCTGCTATAATCTGCCATCAGGATTGGTTCTATATTGGACAATTCAAAATTTATTCACAATGTTACAACAATATATATTGAATAATAAAAATCTGGAGGTCGATCAGGACAAACCAGATCGAAGCAAGAAAAGAAAAAGAAAAATTTAGGAGGAAAAGATGTCAGGGCACAGTAAATGGGCTACCACCAAGAGGCATAAAGCCGCTGTGGATGCCAAAAGAGGTAAATTATTTAGCATTCTAAGCAAGGAATTGACCATCGCGGCACGGGCCAGTGGTGGCGATCCGGAATTTAATCCAAGATTGCGAACCGTTATCCAAAAGGCAAAGGCAGCGAACATGCCAGCGGATAACGTTAAAAAAGCCATTCAAAAAGGCACCGGAGAAATTCCAGGTATCGTAATAGAAGAACTTATGTATGAAGGGTATATAGCCGGCGGCATCGGCGTAATTGTGGAAGTTACCACGGATAACAAAAATCGCACCGTATCCGAAGTTCGTAGTGTTTTTACAAAATGTGGTGGCAATTTGGCGTCGCCAGGAGCCTTAGCATTCAACTTCCAAAAAATGGGTCAATTCATAGTTCCAGCTAATAATATCACCGAGGATGAATTGATGAATGTTGCGATAAACGCTGGTGCAGAAGATGTTAAGAAGGAAGAAGATTTTTTTGAAGTGCTATGTCCGGTCAGCGAGTATGATAAACTTTCCCAGGCCATGGCCGAAGAAAACATCGCCGTTGAATCATCCGAATTAGCATATATTCCAAACAATTACGTTCAGATCACCGACGTGGAAACTGCTAAAAAAATCGTAAAACTCTTGGACAAGCTCGATGAACTGGAAGATGTGCGCATGGTTTTTTCCAACCATGATTTTCCAGATGAAATTTTAGATCAATTGGATAACTAATGCATTAAATTTCTAAATGAAAAGAAAAATATTTGAAAAGTCTTTCGCAGATGGTCTTTGCCATGCTGCCTGGGAGTTGATAGCTCATTTGGATCAGAGCACCTAAAAAATTATTTTGGAGAAAAAATGGAGCCAATGCTCTGATACGCAGATTTCTTTGAGATCGAACATCGAAGAATGCTTTGTATACACCGGCCCAAGTACTGGTATCCATGAAGCATTTCTTTCTATCACAATCTGTTTCATTGGCATAGGCCACAGCAGTGGGAACCACCATGGTTTTTATGCCACAACGCTGGAGTTCTCTAATTTGCACAAAGTCTGAAAAATAATGAGGAAAATATCTCGCTCTTAAGAATTTCGGGTTAACTGCCCTTCGAGGCAACAACAGCATTTGAGCCGGAGCACAATCCGTTTGATAGCACTCTCTGGGCAAATTTTCCAGAGCATCGCCAAAATATTTCCACAGAGGTCTACGACAGAATTTAATATCTATCCCAGCCCAGACAATTTTATCACTAACAGCATCCACTAGAACAGGATGCAAAACACAATCCGAGCAACTTTCATGGAGATCCAGCAGATATTTGGGCGTATTTGGAGCCGGATGGCAATCGTGATTCATCAGCAAGATCTTATCAAAATTTTCAGCAATGCAATGGCCATATAAAACTTCAACAGCCTTTGCCCAATAAAAATTTCTTGGTATATTTATTATTTTTTTGCGGCGAAATTTTATGAAATCATCACCAAAAGGTGCACCACTATTGCTGATCACTATCCTAGCATTTTTAATCCGCTCATCATCACAACTTGCCATAATATCCAGTGTCTTACAAAACACATCGCTAAATCCATGCACAGGTATACAAATTGCCAATCTCATAAAAGTTTTACTGGAAAGATTCTAATAGTTAATATAATTATTGACAATATTTTGTAGCGGACGACATTTGTTTAAAGTTACCAATGGATATTCCAAAATTTCTCACAGATTTAATGGAGGCAAGATCTCCATCAGGTTACGAATTTGAGGCACAGAAAGTCATAGATAGGTACATGAGCGATAAAGCTGACCTATATAAAAAGGATGTCATGGGCAATCGCTATGCCTGTCTAAATAATGACAAAACTCCTATGCTGATGCTATCGGGCCATATGGATGAGCTTGGATTTTTAATTAAGCACATAGATGATAAGGGATTCGCATACTTTGAAACCATCGGAGGCCATGATCTATCGATGATTTCCGGCCGAAGGGTAACTATTTTGACAAAAAATGGACCAGTTCATGGTGTCACTGGCAAACGAGCCATCCATTTATTGGATTCCGACGAGCGCAATAAGGTGCCAAAAGAGTACGATTTATGGATCGATTTGGGTTGCAAAACCGATAAGGAAGCTAAGGAACTCGTGCAAATCGGCGATCCGGTGGTTTACGACACACCAAACACAGCAGTCATTAATAATAAAGTAATCACTGGCAGGGCCTTCGATGA from Puniceicoccales bacterium encodes the following:
- the yidC gene encoding membrane protein insertase YidC, whose translation is MEKSSFWAGMFCIIAALCLMLYHGNQLKTAAIPRQSNETSINQRSIPQASKDDNLIPVIDAQTASKKAIEPKYFNLSNDSISLELSNLGGTIQSVTFLKYPIEKGGNEPFIFNKESDIQALALSISGENRKFFANETVVDQQDNNSVSFIYKTNNGLSIERSYAIPDDEATEKYLIKHSTKFTNHGIQAFDLRSVFLELGSFPPTASDSTGEFLNFSYYDGRNAHFLNLAEFSASSGFLGFGRKEAREIISGKSTIIWGSVKNQFFAAVLRPNVPACGFLSFPVKSYDYMSKSTKDSVSGSLEFNLGILEIGETKVLEVEFYTGPKDFVKLDRLGHNQDLVMQFGFFGFIGKILLLMMRGIHSIIDNWGMTIIILTLMVKLILWPLTTAQVRSSRRMAKIQEPMRDIKEKFKDNPQKLQAETMKLFKENKINPAAGCLPIFIQIPIFLGLYSMLRTASDLRFAEFLWIKDLSMPDTLAKLGTLPINLLPFLMASTTYLQMKMMPTPSIDNVQKKMFQFMPIIFMFFCYNLPSGLVLYWTIQNLFTMLQQYILNNKNLEVDQDKPDRSKKRKRKI
- a CDS encoding YebC/PmpR family DNA-binding transcriptional regulator — encoded protein: MSGHSKWATTKRHKAAVDAKRGKLFSILSKELTIAARASGGDPEFNPRLRTVIQKAKAANMPADNVKKAIQKGTGEIPGIVIEELMYEGYIAGGIGVIVEVTTDNKNRTVSEVRSVFTKCGGNLASPGALAFNFQKMGQFIVPANNITEDELMNVAINAGAEDVKKEEDFFEVLCPVSEYDKLSQAMAEENIAVESSELAYIPNNYVQITDVETAKKIVKLLDKLDELEDVRMVFSNHDFPDEILDQLDN